Proteins encoded within one genomic window of Bradyrhizobium sp. 186:
- the acnA gene encoding aconitate hydratase AcnA: MTSLDSFKCKKTLKVGAKTYVYYSLPTAEKNGLKGISKLPYSMKVLLENLLRNEDGRSVKKEDIVAVSKWLRKKSLEHEIAFRPARVLMQDFTGVPAVVDLAAMRNAMQKLGGDAEKINPLVPVDLVIDHSVIVNFFGDNKAFGKNVTEEYKQNQERYEFLKWGQKAFSNFSVVPPGTGICHQVNLEYLSQTVWTKKEKMTVGKKTGTFEVAYPDSLVGTDSHTTMVNGLAVLGWGVGGIEAEACMLGQPLSMLLPTVVGFKLKGAMKEGVTATDLVLTVTQMLRKLGVVGKFVEFFGPGLDHLSVADKATIANMAPEYGATCGFFPVDAAAIDYLKTSGRAAPRVALVQAYAKAQGLFRTAKSADPVFTETLTLDLGDVVPSMAGPKRPEGRIALPSVAEGFSLALSTEYKKTEEPAKRFAVEGKNFDIGHGDVVIAAITSCTNTSNPSVLIGAGLLARNAAAKGLKAKPWVKTSLAPGSQVVAAYLADSGLQTDLDKVGFNLVGFGCTTCIGNSGPLPEEISKSINDNGIVAAAVLSGNRNFEGRVSPDVQANYLASPPLVVAHALAGSVTKNLAVEPLGEGKDGKPVYLKDIWPTTKEINAFMKKFVTASIFKKKYADVFKGDTNWRKIKTVESETYRWNMSSTYVQNPPYFDGMKKEPEPVTDIIEARILAMFGDKITTDHISPAGSIKLTSPAGKYLSEHQVRPADFNQYGTRRGNHEVMMRGTFANIRIKNFMLKGADGNIPEGGLTKHWPDGEQMSIYDAAMKYQQESVPLVVFAGAEYGNGSSRDWAAKGTRLLGVRAVICQSFERIHRSNLVGMGVLPLTFEDGTSWSSLGLKGDEKVTLRGLVGDLKPRQKLTAEIVSSDGSLQRVSLLCRIDTLDELDYYRNGGILHYVLRKLAA, translated from the coding sequence ATGACCTCGCTCGACAGCTTCAAATGCAAAAAGACCCTCAAGGTCGGCGCCAAGACCTATGTGTATTACAGCCTGCCCACGGCGGAAAAGAATGGTCTGAAGGGAATTTCCAAGCTTCCCTATTCGATGAAGGTCCTGCTCGAGAACCTGCTTCGCAACGAGGACGGCCGCTCGGTCAAGAAGGAGGACATCGTCGCGGTGTCCAAATGGCTGCGCAAGAAGTCGCTCGAGCATGAGATCGCGTTCCGCCCCGCCCGCGTGCTGATGCAGGACTTCACCGGCGTGCCGGCGGTGGTCGATCTCGCCGCGATGCGCAACGCCATGCAGAAGCTTGGCGGCGACGCCGAGAAGATCAACCCGCTGGTGCCGGTCGATCTCGTCATCGACCACTCCGTGATCGTGAACTTCTTCGGCGACAACAAGGCCTTCGGCAAGAACGTCACTGAAGAATACAAGCAGAACCAGGAGCGCTACGAGTTCCTGAAGTGGGGCCAGAAGGCGTTCTCGAACTTCTCGGTCGTGCCGCCCGGCACCGGCATCTGCCACCAGGTCAATCTCGAATATCTCTCCCAGACGGTCTGGACCAAGAAGGAGAAGATGACGGTCGGCAAGAAGACCGGCACCTTCGAGGTCGCCTATCCCGACTCGCTCGTCGGCACCGACTCCCACACGACCATGGTCAACGGTCTCGCCGTGCTCGGCTGGGGCGTCGGCGGCATCGAGGCGGAAGCCTGCATGCTCGGTCAGCCGCTGTCGATGCTGCTGCCCACCGTCGTCGGCTTCAAGCTGAAGGGCGCCATGAAGGAAGGCGTCACCGCGACCGACCTCGTGCTCACCGTGACGCAGATGCTGCGCAAGCTCGGCGTGGTCGGCAAGTTCGTCGAGTTCTTCGGCCCCGGCCTCGACCATCTCTCGGTCGCCGACAAGGCGACCATCGCCAACATGGCTCCCGAATATGGTGCGACCTGCGGCTTCTTCCCGGTCGATGCCGCCGCGATCGATTATCTCAAGACCTCCGGCCGGGCCGCGCCGCGCGTTGCGCTGGTGCAGGCCTATGCCAAGGCGCAAGGGCTGTTCCGCACCGCCAAGTCGGCGGATCCGGTGTTCACGGAGACGCTGACGCTCGATCTCGGCGACGTCGTGCCCTCGATGGCCGGCCCGAAGCGTCCCGAAGGCCGCATCGCGCTGCCCTCGGTGGCCGAAGGCTTTTCGCTCGCGCTCAGCACCGAATACAAGAAGACCGAGGAGCCCGCGAAGCGCTTCGCGGTTGAAGGCAAGAACTTCGACATCGGCCATGGCGACGTCGTGATCGCGGCGATCACCTCCTGCACCAACACCTCGAACCCGAGCGTGCTGATCGGCGCCGGGCTCCTGGCCCGTAACGCTGCCGCGAAGGGCCTCAAGGCCAAGCCGTGGGTGAAGACCTCGCTTGCCCCGGGCAGCCAGGTTGTCGCGGCCTATCTCGCCGATTCCGGTCTGCAGACCGATCTCGACAAGGTCGGCTTCAACCTGGTCGGCTTCGGCTGCACCACCTGCATCGGCAATTCCGGTCCGCTGCCGGAAGAGATCTCGAAGTCGATCAACGACAACGGCATCGTCGCGGCTGCCGTGCTCTCCGGCAACCGCAACTTCGAAGGCCGTGTCTCGCCGGACGTGCAGGCGAACTATCTCGCCTCGCCGCCGCTCGTCGTGGCCCACGCGCTTGCGGGCAGCGTGACCAAGAACCTCGCCGTCGAGCCGCTCGGCGAAGGCAAGGACGGCAAGCCGGTGTACCTCAAGGATATCTGGCCGACGACCAAGGAGATCAACGCCTTCATGAAGAAGTTCGTGACCGCGTCGATCTTCAAGAAGAAGTATGCCGACGTGTTCAAGGGTGACACCAACTGGCGCAAGATCAAGACGGTCGAGAGCGAGACCTATCGCTGGAACATGAGCTCGACCTATGTGCAGAACCCGCCCTATTTCGACGGCATGAAGAAGGAGCCGGAGCCGGTCACCGATATCATCGAGGCGCGCATCCTCGCGATGTTCGGCGACAAGATTACCACCGATCACATCTCGCCGGCCGGTTCGATCAAGCTCACCTCGCCTGCTGGCAAGTATCTCAGCGAGCATCAAGTGCGCCCGGCCGACTTCAACCAGTACGGCACGCGGCGCGGCAATCATGAAGTGATGATGCGCGGCACCTTCGCCAACATCCGCATCAAGAATTTCATGCTTAAGGGCGCCGACGGCAACATTCCCGAGGGCGGTCTGACCAAGCACTGGCCCGACGGCGAGCAGATGTCGATCTACGACGCCGCGATGAAGTATCAGCAGGAGAGCGTGCCGCTGGTGGTGTTCGCCGGCGCCGAATACGGCAACGGCTCCTCGCGCGACTGGGCCGCCAAGGGCACTCGCCTGCTCGGCGTGCGCGCCGTGATCTGCCAAAGCTTCGAGCGCATCCATCGCTCCAATTTGGTCGGCATGGGCGTGCTGCCGCTGACCTTCGAGGACGGTACCTCCTGGTCATCGCTCGGTCTGAAGGGCGACGAGAAGGTCACGCTGCGCGGCCTGGTCGGCGACCTCAAGCCGCGTCAGAAGCTGACCGCGGAGATCGTCTCCAGCGACGGTTCGTTGCAGCGCGTTTCGCTGCTTTGCCGCATCGATACGCTGGACGAGCTCGACTACTACCGCAACGGCGGCATCCTGCACTATGTGCTGCGCAAGCTCGCGGCGTAA
- the ccmA gene encoding heme ABC exporter ATP-binding protein CcmA, with protein MRLSGNGLICVRGGREVFAGLDFEAATGEAVAVMGRNGSGKTSLLRLIAGLLIPAGGTIALAGGDAELTLPEQCHYLGHRDSLKPALSVAENLSFWADFLGGERGDTAESLARVGLDHATHLPAAFLSAGQRRRLSLARLLTVHRPVWLLDEPTTALDVAGQDMFGGLMRDHLARGGLIIAATHAPLGIESRELRIGGVA; from the coding sequence ATCCGCCTCTCCGGCAACGGGCTCATATGCGTTCGGGGCGGCCGCGAGGTGTTTGCCGGCCTCGATTTCGAAGCCGCGACCGGCGAAGCAGTGGCCGTCATGGGCCGCAACGGATCGGGCAAGACGTCGCTGTTGCGACTGATCGCGGGCCTGCTTATTCCGGCCGGCGGCACCATCGCGCTGGCGGGGGGTGATGCCGAGTTGACGCTCCCCGAGCAATGCCACTATCTCGGCCATCGCGACTCCCTCAAGCCAGCGCTGAGCGTGGCGGAAAATTTGTCATTCTGGGCCGATTTCCTGGGCGGCGAGCGGGGCGACACGGCCGAAAGCCTCGCCAGAGTCGGCCTCGACCACGCCACCCACCTGCCAGCGGCGTTCCTGTCGGCCGGCCAGCGCCGCCGGCTCTCGCTGGCTCGCCTGCTCACGGTCCATCGCCCGGTCTGGCTGCTGGACGAGCCGACCACGGCGCTGGACGTCGCCGGCCAGGACATGTTCGGCGGACTGATGCGCGACCACCTCGCCCGCGGCGGCCTGATCATTGCCGCTACCCACGCGCCACTGGGGATCGAATCGCGGGAGCTGCGGATCGGGGGTGTGGCATGA
- the ccmB gene encoding heme exporter protein CcmB, translated as MTALAALVRRDIRIALRVGGGALIGVLFFLTVVVLMPFAVGPDLALLSRLGPAILWLGALLASLLTLDRLFMADHEDGSLDLITMSRTPLELACAAKALAHWLAAGLPLIVATPVLGLLLNLDMVATGAVALTLLAGTPALTFTGMIGAALAVTLHRGGLLMAVLVLPLSIPVLIFGVAASQAAITVPLSFGAPFSILCALSLVSLVVGPFAAAASLRHGLD; from the coding sequence ATGACCGCCCTCGCCGCCCTTGTTCGCCGGGACATCCGGATCGCGCTCCGCGTCGGCGGCGGGGCGCTGATCGGGGTGCTGTTCTTCCTCACCGTCGTGGTGCTGATGCCCTTTGCAGTCGGGCCGGACCTGGCGCTGCTGTCGCGGCTCGGGCCGGCGATCCTTTGGCTGGGCGCGCTGCTGGCCAGCCTGCTCACCCTGGACCGGCTGTTCATGGCCGACCACGAGGACGGCTCGCTCGACCTGATCACGATGAGCCGGACGCCGCTGGAGCTGGCCTGTGCCGCCAAGGCGCTGGCGCATTGGCTCGCCGCCGGCCTGCCGCTGATTGTCGCAACCCCCGTTCTGGGCCTCCTGCTCAACCTCGACATGGTCGCGACCGGCGCGGTGGCGCTGACGCTGTTGGCCGGCACCCCGGCCCTGACCTTCACCGGCATGATCGGCGCCGCGCTGGCGGTGACGCTGCATCGCGGCGGGCTGTTGATGGCGGTCCTGGTACTGCCGCTGTCGATTCCCGTGCTGATCTTCGGGGTTGCGGCCTCGCAGGCCGCGATCACCGTGCCGCTGTCGTTCGGCGCGCCGTTCTCGATCCTGTGCGCATTGTCGCTGGTCAGCCTCGTGGTGGGCCCCTTTGCGGCGGCGGCGAGCCTGAGGCACGGCCTTGATTGA
- a CDS encoding heme ABC transporter permease — protein sequence MTLIDLANPTRFLALTARVLPWLAAATVILLAIGLYQSAYAPDDYQQGATVKIMFIHVPNAWLSMFVWGVMSVASLGTLVWRHPLADVAAKSAAPIGAAFTFLALLTGSLWGRPMWGTYWEWDARLTSVLILFLMYLGLMALWRAVDDPSRAARAAAVLTLVGAINLPIIKFSVDWWNTLHQPASVMRMGGSSLDKSFLIPLLVMAIAFTLLFVTLHLAAMRNEILRRRVRSLQMMQASRIAFSSEVGAGSREENASKEAGAA from the coding sequence ATGACGCTGATCGACCTCGCCAACCCGACGCGGTTCCTCGCGCTGACAGCGCGGGTGTTGCCGTGGCTTGCGGCCGCAACCGTCATCCTGCTTGCGATCGGTCTCTATCAGTCCGCCTATGCGCCCGACGATTATCAGCAGGGTGCGACCGTGAAGATCATGTTCATCCACGTGCCGAATGCCTGGCTGTCGATGTTCGTCTGGGGCGTGATGAGCGTGGCCTCGCTCGGCACGCTGGTATGGCGGCATCCGCTTGCCGACGTCGCCGCCAAATCCGCCGCACCGATCGGCGCCGCCTTCACCTTCCTCGCGCTGCTCACGGGCTCGCTGTGGGGCCGGCCGATGTGGGGCACTTATTGGGAATGGGACGCGCGGCTGACCTCGGTGCTGATCCTGTTCCTGATGTATCTCGGCCTGATGGCGCTGTGGCGCGCGGTCGACGATCCCTCGCGCGCGGCGCGCGCGGCGGCGGTGCTGACGCTGGTCGGCGCGATCAACCTGCCCATCATCAAGTTCTCGGTCGACTGGTGGAACACGCTGCACCAGCCGGCCTCGGTGATGCGCATGGGCGGCTCGTCGCTCGACAAATCGTTCCTGATTCCGCTGCTGGTGATGGCGATTGCGTTCACGCTGCTGTTCGTCACGCTGCATCTGGCGGCGATGCGCAACGAGATCCTGCGCCGCCGTGTCCGCTCCCTGCAAATGATGCAGGCGAGCCGTATAGCGTTTTCGAGCGAAGTGGGCGCCGGTTCGCGTGAAGAAAACGCGTCAAAAGAAGCTGGGGCCGCATGA
- the ccmD gene encoding heme exporter protein CcmD gives MMISLGPYASFIVTSYAAAAIVVAILIGWVMLDHRSQTQRLRELDRSGITRRSGRSATDTPRAIT, from the coding sequence ATGATGATATCACTCGGCCCCTACGCGTCCTTCATCGTGACATCCTATGCTGCCGCGGCCATCGTGGTGGCGATCCTGATCGGCTGGGTCATGCTCGACCATCGCAGCCAGACCCAGCGCCTGCGCGAGCTCGACCGCAGCGGCATCACCCGCCGCTCGGGCCGCAGCGCGACGGATACGCCAAGAGCGATCACATGA
- a CDS encoding DsbE family thiol:disulfide interchange protein, which translates to MSDQSTSATPQRRTLLMVLPLIVFIVLALLFWFRLGSGDPSRIPSALIGRPAPQTMLPPLDGLQDNGTQVPGLDPAAFMGKVSLVNVWASWCVPCHDEAPLLTELAKDKRFQLIGINYKDAPDNARRFLGRYGNPFGRVGTDANGRASIEWGVYGVPETFVVGRKGTIVYKLVGPITPDNLRNVLLPELAKALK; encoded by the coding sequence ATGAGCGATCAATCGACCTCCGCGACGCCGCAGCGACGCACCCTCCTGATGGTGCTGCCGCTGATCGTCTTCATCGTCCTTGCGCTGCTGTTCTGGTTCCGGCTCGGCAGCGGCGATCCCTCGCGTATTCCCTCCGCGCTGATCGGACGGCCGGCGCCGCAAACCATGTTGCCGCCGCTCGATGGATTGCAGGACAACGGCACGCAGGTGCCGGGGCTCGATCCCGCGGCGTTCATGGGCAAGGTCAGCCTGGTCAATGTCTGGGCGTCCTGGTGCGTGCCCTGTCATGACGAGGCGCCGCTTTTGACCGAACTGGCAAAAGACAAGCGCTTCCAGCTCATCGGCATCAACTACAAGGATGCACCGGACAACGCGCGGCGCTTTCTCGGCCGCTACGGCAACCCGTTCGGTCGCGTCGGCACCGACGCCAACGGCCGCGCCTCGATCGAGTGGGGCGTCTACGGCGTGCCCGAGACGTTCGTCGTCGGACGCAAAGGCACCATCGTCTACAAGCTGGTCGGACCGATCACGCCGGACAATTTGCGCAACGTGCTGCTGCCGGAGCTGGCGAAGGCGTTGAAATAG
- the typA gene encoding translational GTPase TypA, giving the protein MNLRNVAIIAHVDHGKTTLVDRLLQQSGTYRENQKVTERAMDSNDLERERGITILAKAASVQWKDTRINIVDTPGHADFGGEVERILNMVDGALVLVDAAEGPLPQTKFVVSKALKVGLKPIVVINKVDRPDARPTEVINEVFDLFAALDASEEQLDFPILYGSAKQGWMADSPDGSHDAGMQPLFDLIVRHVAPPTVEEGPFRMIGTILEANPYLGRIITGRISSGSIKPNQAVKVLGADGKVIEQGRITKILAFRGIERTPLEEADAGDIVAIAGLTKGTVADTFCDPSVDTPLVAQPIDPPTVSMSFIVNNSPLAGTEGDKVTSRMIRDRLLREAEGNVALRVVEASDKDSMEVSGRGELQLAILIETMRREGFELSVSRPRVVLKKDETTGAWQEPIEEVVIDVDEEHSGVVVQKMSERKAEMIEMRPSGGNRLRLVFYAPTRGLIGYQGELLTDTRGTAIMNRLFHGYAPYKGDIQGRRNGVLISNDQGEAVAYAMFKLEDRGPMMIEPGWKVYKGMIVGEHTRENDLEINILKGKQLTNIRTTSKDEAVRLTPPIRMTLEKALAYIEDDELVEITPKSIRLRKRHLDANERKRAEKSKEAVA; this is encoded by the coding sequence ATGAACCTTCGTAACGTCGCCATTATCGCCCACGTCGACCACGGCAAGACAACCCTGGTCGACCGCCTCCTCCAGCAATCCGGCACCTATCGCGAGAACCAGAAGGTGACCGAGCGCGCCATGGACTCCAACGATCTGGAGCGCGAGCGCGGCATCACCATTCTGGCCAAGGCGGCCTCGGTGCAGTGGAAGGACACCCGCATCAACATCGTCGACACCCCGGGCCACGCCGATTTCGGCGGCGAGGTCGAGCGCATCCTCAACATGGTGGACGGCGCGCTGGTGCTGGTGGACGCCGCCGAAGGCCCGCTACCGCAGACCAAATTCGTGGTCTCCAAGGCGCTCAAGGTCGGCCTCAAGCCGATCGTCGTCATCAACAAGGTCGACCGCCCCGACGCGCGTCCGACCGAGGTCATCAACGAGGTGTTCGACCTGTTCGCTGCGCTCGACGCCAGCGAGGAGCAGCTCGATTTTCCAATCCTTTACGGATCGGCCAAGCAGGGCTGGATGGCCGATAGCCCGGATGGGTCGCACGACGCGGGCATGCAGCCGCTGTTCGACCTGATCGTGCGCCATGTCGCGCCGCCGACCGTCGAGGAAGGCCCGTTCCGCATGATCGGCACCATTCTCGAAGCCAACCCCTATCTCGGCCGCATCATCACCGGCCGCATCTCCTCAGGCTCGATCAAGCCGAACCAGGCCGTGAAGGTACTGGGCGCCGACGGCAAGGTGATCGAGCAGGGCCGCATCACCAAGATCCTCGCCTTCCGCGGCATCGAGCGCACCCCGCTCGAAGAAGCCGACGCAGGTGACATCGTCGCGATCGCCGGCCTGACCAAGGGCACCGTCGCCGACACCTTCTGCGATCCGTCGGTCGACACGCCACTGGTGGCGCAGCCGATCGACCCGCCGACCGTGTCGATGTCGTTCATCGTCAACAACTCACCGCTCGCCGGCACCGAAGGCGACAAGGTGACCAGCCGCATGATCCGCGACCGCCTGCTGCGCGAAGCCGAAGGCAATGTCGCGCTGCGCGTTGTCGAGGCCTCCGACAAGGATTCGATGGAAGTTTCCGGCCGCGGCGAATTGCAGCTCGCGATCCTGATCGAGACCATGCGCCGCGAAGGCTTCGAACTGTCGGTGTCGCGCCCGCGTGTGGTGCTGAAGAAGGATGAGACGACCGGCGCCTGGCAGGAGCCGATCGAAGAAGTCGTGATCGACGTCGACGAAGAGCATTCCGGCGTGGTCGTGCAGAAGATGAGCGAACGCAAGGCCGAGATGATCGAGATGCGCCCCTCGGGCGGCAATCGTCTGCGGCTGGTGTTCTACGCGCCGACGCGCGGCCTGATTGGTTACCAGGGTGAACTGCTCACCGATACCCGCGGCACCGCGATCATGAACCGCCTGTTCCATGGCTATGCGCCGTACAAGGGCGACATCCAGGGCCGCCGCAACGGCGTGCTGATCTCCAACGACCAGGGCGAAGCGGTGGCTTACGCCATGTTCAAGCTGGAAGATCGCGGTCCGATGATGATCGAGCCGGGCTGGAAGGTCTACAAGGGCATGATCGTCGGCGAGCATACCCGCGAGAACGACCTCGAGATCAACATCCTCAAGGGCAAGCAGCTCACCAACATCCGAACCACCTCGAAGGACGAAGCGGTGCGCCTGACCCCGCCGATCCGGATGACCCTGGAAAAGGCGCTGGCCTATATCGAGGACGACGAGCTCGTCGAGATCACGCCGAAGTCGATCCGTCTGCGCAAGCGGCACCTCGACGCCAACGAGCGCAAGCGCGCGGAAAAGTCCAAGGAAGCGGTGGCGTAA
- a CDS encoding Crp/Fnr family transcriptional regulator produces the protein MDARTGKATVVSSRPTNNLLRRLSEADYAMLAPHVIVEDAATNELLYNPGDDVQVVHFPCGPSLATFLVPNEDGRDVETILVGREGAVGGIVSEGFLPAYTRICVKFGGPFARIHVGKLEAAKLRSISLRHVFARYADCLLAQIFQSTACNAIHSIEQRTAKWILAAMERTGDENSVPLTHEQLATLLGVGRSYASRVLQSFKAEGVLETRRGSILVRNRDGLRLRACLCNDAVKMHFEEVLRGVYPTEKADRSSAQG, from the coding sequence ATGGACGCGCGTACCGGCAAGGCAACCGTGGTCAGCAGCCGGCCGACCAATAATCTGCTGCGGCGCTTGAGCGAAGCGGACTACGCGATGCTCGCACCACACGTCATCGTCGAAGACGCCGCGACGAACGAGCTGCTCTACAATCCCGGCGACGACGTCCAGGTCGTGCACTTCCCCTGCGGACCGTCGCTCGCCACCTTTCTTGTTCCCAACGAAGACGGCCGTGACGTCGAGACCATCCTGGTCGGCCGCGAAGGCGCGGTGGGCGGCATCGTCAGCGAGGGGTTTTTGCCGGCCTACACCCGAATCTGCGTGAAATTCGGCGGGCCGTTTGCGCGCATTCACGTCGGCAAGCTGGAGGCGGCCAAGCTCCGTTCGATCTCGTTGCGGCACGTCTTCGCCCGCTACGCCGACTGCCTGCTGGCGCAGATTTTCCAGTCGACCGCCTGCAACGCCATCCACTCGATCGAACAGCGCACGGCCAAATGGATCTTGGCGGCGATGGAGCGGACGGGTGACGAGAACAGCGTGCCGCTGACGCATGAGCAGCTCGCGACATTGCTCGGCGTCGGCCGCAGCTATGCAAGCCGCGTGCTCCAGTCGTTCAAGGCGGAAGGCGTCCTCGAGACGCGGCGCGGGTCGATTTTGGTCCGCAACCGCGACGGCCTGCGGCTACGCGCCTGCCTGTGCAACGATGCTGTGAAGATGCACTTCGAGGAGGTGCTGCGGGGGGTCTACCCGACCGAGAAAGCGGATCGCAGCTCGGCGCAAGGCTGA
- a CDS encoding alkaline phosphatase D family protein gives MKLKFSRRRFLATGAGALGAIAMSHLSRAADRPAVTHGLQSGDVTVDGGVVWARADRPAQMLVEVATTESFKDARALPPIAALPESDFTAKMLIENLPGGQDIFYRVRFRDLSHTAIEGEPVTGRFRTAPADRRDVSFVWGGDVAGQGWGINPDDGGMFTFSAMRKHRPDFFLHSGDTIYADGPIVSEVKLADGKIWKNVTIPEKAKVAETLDEYRAAHKYNLTDANVRAFNAEVPIFVQWDDHEVTNNWSLSKELRATYKERDIMRLAARAGRAFHEMYPLRESIVEPGRVYRQISYGPHLDVFMLDERSYRGPNGANLETAYDPASYFLGPDQMAWLKRGLLNSRATWKVIASDMPLSLIVSDTAKGGSEAFAQGDGPVRGREFEIADILRFIKMAPIRNTVWLTADVHYAAAHYYDPNKAQFQDFEPFWEFVSGPLHAGTFGPNELDNTFGPEVRFVKAPGKDNQNLPPPAGMQFFGHVKIDGASGQMIVTLRDRTDVALWSTTLDPKLA, from the coding sequence ATGAAGCTCAAATTCTCCCGCCGCCGTTTTCTTGCCACCGGCGCTGGTGCGCTTGGCGCGATCGCGATGTCCCATCTCTCGCGCGCGGCCGACCGGCCGGCGGTGACCCATGGCTTGCAGTCCGGCGACGTCACCGTCGATGGCGGCGTGGTCTGGGCGCGCGCCGACCGTCCCGCGCAGATGCTGGTCGAGGTGGCGACGACGGAATCATTCAAGGACGCGCGTGCGCTGCCGCCGATCGCGGCGCTGCCGGAAAGCGACTTCACCGCGAAGATGCTGATCGAGAACCTGCCGGGCGGACAGGACATCTTCTACCGCGTCCGCTTTCGCGATCTCTCGCATACCGCGATCGAGGGCGAGCCGGTGACCGGCCGCTTCCGCACCGCGCCGGCCGACCGCCGCGACGTCAGCTTCGTCTGGGGCGGCGACGTCGCGGGTCAAGGCTGGGGCATCAATCCCGATGACGGCGGCATGTTCACCTTCTCGGCGATGCGCAAGCACCGTCCGGATTTTTTCCTGCATTCCGGCGACACCATCTATGCCGACGGTCCGATTGTATCCGAGGTGAAGCTCGCCGACGGCAAGATCTGGAAGAACGTCACGATTCCCGAGAAAGCAAAAGTAGCCGAGACGCTGGACGAGTATCGCGCCGCGCACAAATACAATCTCACCGACGCCAATGTCCGCGCCTTCAATGCCGAGGTGCCGATCTTCGTGCAGTGGGACGACCACGAGGTGACCAACAATTGGTCGCTGTCGAAGGAGCTGCGGGCGACCTATAAGGAGCGCGACATCATGCGGCTCGCGGCCCGCGCAGGCCGCGCGTTCCACGAAATGTATCCGCTGCGCGAAAGCATCGTCGAGCCCGGCCGGGTCTATCGCCAGATCTCCTACGGCCCGCATCTCGACGTGTTCATGCTCGACGAGCGCAGCTATCGCGGCCCGAACGGCGCCAATCTTGAAACCGCTTACGATCCCGCCAGCTACTTCCTCGGCCCCGACCAGATGGCCTGGCTGAAGCGCGGCCTGCTCAATTCGCGCGCGACCTGGAAGGTGATCGCCTCCGACATGCCGCTCAGCCTGATCGTATCAGATACAGCGAAGGGCGGATCGGAAGCTTTTGCACAAGGCGACGGCCCGGTGCGCGGCCGCGAATTCGAGATCGCCGACATCTTGCGCTTCATCAAGATGGCGCCGATCCGGAATACGGTGTGGCTGACCGCGGACGTGCACTACGCCGCCGCGCATTACTACGATCCGAACAAGGCGCAATTCCAGGACTTTGAGCCGTTCTGGGAATTCGTGTCGGGTCCGCTGCACGCGGGCACTTTCGGTCCGAACGAGCTCGACAACACGTTTGGGCCGGAGGTGCGCTTCGTGAAGGCGCCGGGGAAAGACAACCAGAACCTGCCGCCACCCGCCGGGATGCAGTTCTTCGGTCACGTCAAGATCGACGGCGCATCCGGCCAGATGATAGTGACCTTGCGCGACCGCACCGACGTCGCGCTGTGGTCGACCACGCTTGATCCCAAGCTGGCTTGA